From a single Sulfolobus sp. E5-1-F genomic region:
- a CDS encoding uracil-DNA glycosylase yields the protein MESFISRLISCTKCPRLTQYRNLFPDNYWKKPVPPNGEINAEIVIVGLAPAANGGNRTGRMFTGDESSNNLTNALYAVGLANQPFSISKDDGLRLFRVYITSAVKCAPPHNKPNKDEIINCSTFLEEEVRMLDNAKVYIALGKIAWDSIIYVFKKIGYNVPNVKFYHGALVKVSKPDMSIIWLIGSYHPSPRNMKTGRLTMDMLIEIFGTAKRLVSNRERIT from the coding sequence GTGGAGAGCTTTATATCTAGGTTAATTTCATGCACTAAATGTCCTAGGCTTACACAATATAGAAACTTATTTCCCGACAATTATTGGAAAAAGCCTGTTCCTCCAAATGGCGAAATTAACGCTGAAATAGTAATAGTAGGCTTAGCGCCAGCAGCGAATGGAGGAAATAGAACCGGGAGAATGTTCACCGGAGATGAGAGCTCAAATAATCTTACCAATGCTTTATACGCAGTTGGACTTGCAAATCAGCCATTTTCCATCTCCAAGGATGATGGACTACGATTATTTCGCGTTTACATTACTTCGGCAGTGAAATGCGCACCGCCACACAATAAGCCTAATAAGGATGAGATAATTAACTGTTCAACATTCTTAGAAGAGGAAGTAAGGATGTTAGATAACGCAAAAGTTTATATTGCATTGGGTAAGATAGCATGGGATTCGATCATTTACGTTTTTAAGAAAATTGGATATAATGTTCCTAACGTCAAGTTCTATCACGGGGCACTAGTAAAGGTTTCAAAGCCAGATATGTCAATAATCTGGTTAATAGGGAGCTATCATCCTAGCCCAAGGAACATGAAGACTGGAAGACTAACAATGGATATGCTGATTGAAATATTTGGTACCGCTAAAAGGTTAGTGAGTAATAGGGAAAGAATTACTTAG
- the speB gene encoding agmatinase: MRQLDALKSPRFTQISTFGRLPICGKDEEIKAAFLGIPFDDAVTYRPGARFGPMGIRQGSRLLRPYNQFLDTYPFDKLNACDMGDINIIPGYIEDTMNIIQTNLYEIISSKNLVPFIAGGDHSITLPVLRALYKKYGKINIVHLDSHYDFWDSYWGKKHTHGTWLRRAIEEGLIKEAIQGGIRASTFSKEDLKDKERLGVKSFTIRDLKYNLDAVIREINSLSGPTHVSIDIDVVDPAFAPGTGTPEVGGLTSFEIIEIIRKLRFDKLVGFDVVEVAPPYDVSEITTMLAANIIYEGMSVLSLNL, encoded by the coding sequence ATGAGACAATTAGATGCTTTAAAATCTCCACGTTTTACGCAAATTTCCACCTTTGGTAGATTGCCAATTTGTGGAAAAGACGAGGAAATAAAGGCTGCATTTTTGGGAATACCTTTCGATGATGCCGTAACTTATAGGCCCGGAGCTAGATTTGGACCAATGGGAATAAGACAAGGATCTAGATTATTACGACCTTATAATCAATTCCTAGACACTTATCCTTTTGATAAGCTTAACGCTTGTGACATGGGCGATATAAACATTATTCCAGGGTATATTGAAGATACAATGAACATAATACAAACCAATCTTTACGAAATAATATCATCAAAAAACTTAGTGCCATTTATAGCTGGTGGAGATCACTCAATTACATTACCTGTTTTAAGGGCTTTATATAAGAAGTATGGGAAAATAAACATTGTACACTTAGATTCACATTATGACTTCTGGGATTCCTATTGGGGTAAGAAACATACACATGGAACATGGTTGAGGAGAGCAATTGAGGAAGGCTTAATCAAAGAAGCAATACAAGGGGGAATTAGAGCCTCTACATTCTCGAAGGAAGATCTTAAGGATAAGGAGAGATTAGGAGTGAAAAGTTTTACAATAAGAGACTTAAAGTATAATTTAGACGCTGTGATAAGGGAAATAAATTCCTTGTCTGGCCCTACACACGTTTCCATAGATATAGATGTTGTAGATCCGGCATTTGCTCCAGGAACTGGTACTCCAGAAGTGGGTGGCTTAACAAGCTTCGAAATTATAGAAATTATTAGAAAGTTGAGATTTGATAAACTAGTTGGATTTGATGTTGTAGAAGTTGCTCCGCCATACGATGTAAGCGAAATCACTACGATGTTAGCTGCAAATATTATCTACGAAGGGATGAGTGTACTTTCATTAAATCTTTAA
- a CDS encoding AAA family ATPase codes for MELLSSRNQPFYQFFYLMRVNPFDRKTSVEFLRKGFELNGLKISDREIELIVDEVDGFPAWLNLVGIKIITERRSVKEIVESLVRDVNLATALENDLKKLSPTARAVLRSLAKLGGTGRPKDLGIDLLSATRGLKQLINYGFVDNEKRGIYRIIDPMLMKYLMS; via the coding sequence ATGGAATTATTAAGCTCAAGAAACCAGCCTTTCTATCAATTCTTCTATTTGATGAGAGTAAATCCATTTGATAGAAAAACATCTGTAGAATTTTTGAGAAAAGGATTTGAATTAAATGGCTTAAAAATAAGTGATAGAGAGATAGAACTAATTGTGGATGAAGTTGATGGATTTCCAGCATGGCTTAATCTAGTTGGAATTAAAATTATTACTGAAAGAAGGAGTGTTAAGGAAATTGTAGAGTCGTTGGTGAGAGATGTAAATTTAGCTACAGCATTAGAAAATGACTTAAAGAAGTTATCCCCTACGGCAAGAGCTGTTCTAAGAAGTTTGGCTAAATTAGGAGGAACAGGACGACCTAAGGATCTTGGTATAGATCTGTTGAGTGCAACTAGAGGTCTTAAACAATTAATAAATTATGGTTTTGTTGATAATGAAAAGAGAGGAATTTATAGAATCATTGACCCAATGTTAATGAAATATCTCATGAGTTAA
- a CDS encoding aspartate aminotransferase family protein, with the protein MEENLDGSILEAPIVNFTPPGPKSVKLLKEQEESETSAINYPKYFKIAIDKAQGSTIIDADGNVYIDMVTGISVVNLGHNNPFIRKRVQEQLERVWHTLEIPTETRVNFSKKLLSTLGFKAKLLFTTTGADAVEAAVKIARFITGKKTIIAFEGSYHGITAGTLGLTGANRFKEFNQFFDDRLVKFPYPYPYRCPFKDCLNEILSLLDYAMSNPGYLGGDVAGILVEPIQGEGGYVVPPKGFLKGLKELAEKYSVPLIVDEVQTGVGRTGKMWAYQWENIEPDIVTISKAIGEGIPVSMVAYREDFNKLPTGFHLGTYRGNPLGLAAGLASLEFIEKYNILQRVDRLGKKILEELREVENLHVGDIRGLGFMVGIELVKEGKEPWSEGTKIVIEEALKSGLLVYKAGRWDNVIRLMPPLTIPEELLNKVIKILKRILNSL; encoded by the coding sequence ATGGAAGAAAATTTAGACGGTAGCATACTAGAAGCACCAATAGTTAATTTTACCCCGCCAGGTCCTAAATCGGTTAAGTTGCTAAAAGAACAAGAAGAGAGTGAAACTTCAGCCATAAACTATCCTAAGTACTTTAAGATAGCAATTGACAAAGCTCAAGGTTCTACCATAATCGACGCTGATGGCAACGTATACATTGATATGGTCACAGGGATATCAGTAGTTAATCTAGGTCATAATAATCCCTTTATAAGGAAGAGAGTTCAAGAGCAATTGGAAAGGGTATGGCACACTTTAGAAATACCAACGGAGACTAGAGTTAATTTTAGCAAAAAGTTATTATCTACTTTAGGATTTAAGGCTAAACTATTATTTACTACGACTGGTGCAGATGCAGTTGAAGCAGCAGTGAAGATAGCGAGATTTATCACTGGAAAGAAAACAATAATTGCTTTTGAAGGGTCTTATCACGGGATAACTGCCGGTACTTTAGGTTTAACTGGGGCTAATAGATTTAAGGAGTTTAATCAGTTCTTTGACGACAGACTAGTGAAGTTTCCTTATCCTTATCCTTATAGATGTCCATTTAAGGATTGTTTAAATGAAATATTAAGCTTATTAGACTACGCAATGTCGAATCCTGGATATTTAGGCGGTGACGTAGCTGGAATACTAGTAGAACCAATACAAGGGGAAGGCGGTTACGTAGTTCCACCCAAAGGTTTTCTTAAAGGTCTTAAGGAATTAGCGGAAAAGTACTCAGTTCCATTAATAGTTGACGAAGTGCAAACTGGTGTAGGGCGTACTGGAAAGATGTGGGCATATCAATGGGAAAATATTGAACCAGATATAGTGACGATTTCCAAGGCGATAGGTGAAGGTATACCAGTTTCGATGGTAGCTTATAGGGAAGATTTCAATAAACTACCTACTGGCTTTCATCTTGGTACTTATAGGGGAAATCCTTTAGGATTAGCAGCCGGATTAGCTTCTTTAGAATTTATAGAAAAATATAACATTCTTCAAAGGGTAGATAGGTTAGGCAAAAAAATCTTAGAGGAATTAAGGGAAGTTGAAAATCTCCATGTAGGTGATATAAGGGGATTAGGATTTATGGTAGGAATAGAGCTAGTTAAGGAAGGAAAGGAACCTTGGAGCGAAGGAACAAAGATAGTTATAGAAGAAGCGTTAAAAAGTGGATTGCTAGTGTATAAAGCTGGACGATGGGATAACGTAATAAGGCTTATGCCACCATTAACTATCCCAGAGGAATTGCTTAACAAGGTGATAAAAATTTTAAAGAGAATCCTTAATTCACTTTAG
- a CDS encoding APC family permease, translated as MPDKNQSVFIRQSSGLVREVSPWTSFFATFGLVTGGIPILIVSWLYLAPGANWTISYLISLLPTLGMAFLFYIASISTPRSGGDYVFQARSSHSLVAFVNYWALWIAFALSLGLYSYLGAQWFAYLFSGLGLFYNNQILINLGSFFTTTLGSVIVGIIILIIGAIVASIGKYGWNFVFITGVISILSTIVTFVALALITPSQFSNALSSFTGVNNAYNEVISTATSNGLSFVSPFYGAFLAIPVVWYYYVWYNLPASWSGEMKKVKYNSLLGIVIAVLFIGVYYILFTFLNLHAFGERFLTSWSFISANSLNSTVYNDLSSMGTFTPFFALLVNHDVLLYIIMWIAFWLPNFYSNPPLVVSLTRYLFAWAFDRIMPERLADVNERFHIPLISTIITVIIGLIGVLLYAYLPAISIVDVTVIFEISYGVFALTTALSPFIKKNFFNRVVPIKSIRNIPLVSLIGFPVFGFLLYALYQTWGNPILLPINFPTILSLVIIYASGIMIYTISYIINKERGIQMNLIFEEIPPE; from the coding sequence ATGCCAGATAAAAATCAATCTGTTTTCATAAGACAATCTTCTGGATTAGTAAGAGAAGTTAGTCCATGGACATCATTTTTCGCTACATTTGGGCTAGTAACGGGCGGAATACCCATATTGATAGTTTCATGGCTTTATCTTGCTCCGGGCGCAAATTGGACTATATCTTACTTGATATCACTGTTACCTACTTTAGGAATGGCATTTCTTTTTTACATTGCGTCAATTTCAACCCCTAGATCAGGTGGGGATTACGTATTTCAGGCTAGATCGTCACATTCCTTAGTAGCGTTTGTCAACTATTGGGCCCTATGGATAGCTTTTGCACTGTCTTTAGGACTATATAGTTATTTAGGTGCGCAATGGTTTGCTTATTTATTTAGCGGTTTAGGGCTTTTTTACAATAATCAAATATTAATAAACTTAGGCTCATTTTTTACCACAACTCTAGGGAGTGTAATAGTAGGCATAATAATACTTATTATTGGAGCAATTGTAGCCTCGATAGGAAAATATGGTTGGAACTTCGTATTTATAACCGGCGTTATATCCATACTCTCGACGATAGTTACATTCGTGGCTTTAGCCTTAATAACCCCTTCACAGTTCTCTAATGCATTATCATCTTTTACTGGAGTAAATAACGCATACAACGAAGTCATATCCACTGCTACTTCAAATGGCTTAAGTTTTGTATCCCCATTTTATGGAGCCTTCCTAGCAATTCCAGTAGTATGGTATTATTATGTATGGTATAATTTACCAGCATCTTGGAGTGGAGAGATGAAGAAAGTAAAGTATAATTCACTATTAGGTATAGTCATTGCAGTATTATTCATAGGAGTCTATTATATTCTATTTACCTTCCTTAATCTTCACGCCTTTGGTGAGAGATTCTTAACATCTTGGTCATTCATTTCCGCAAATTCGTTAAATAGCACAGTTTATAATGATCTTAGTAGCATGGGCACGTTCACTCCTTTCTTCGCCTTATTAGTAAACCATGATGTACTTTTATACATTATAATGTGGATAGCTTTCTGGTTACCTAATTTCTACAGTAATCCCCCCTTAGTTGTCTCCTTAACCAGATATCTGTTTGCGTGGGCGTTTGATAGGATAATGCCAGAGAGGTTAGCTGATGTAAATGAAAGGTTCCATATACCACTAATCTCAACCATAATCACTGTAATTATTGGTTTAATAGGAGTACTACTTTACGCATATTTACCAGCAATATCAATTGTAGATGTAACAGTGATATTCGAAATAAGCTATGGAGTTTTCGCCCTAACTACTGCATTATCACCTTTCATAAAGAAGAACTTCTTCAACAGAGTCGTACCTATTAAAAGTATAAGAAACATTCCGCTAGTATCTTTAATAGGATTTCCTGTGTTTGGATTCCTTCTTTATGCGTTATATCAAACCTGGGGAAATCCAATATTGCTTCCAATAAACTTCCCTACAATACTTTCATTAGTAATAATATATGCAAGCGGAATTATGATTTATACAATCTCATACATCATTAATAAGGAGAGAGGAATACAAATGAACTTAATTTTTGAGGAAATACCACCAGAATAA
- a CDS encoding metallophosphoesterase family protein — MGLFKRNNPDSNKIGGLKILFTSDLHGSETAFRKFLNAALMTKADTLIIGGDLAGKSLVPIIDVGNGKFKVEDKIVGKDGLDEIIKKYKSSGVYYTIVDQKGLTELNENRKALDEEFMRVILERLEEWDRIAEEKLKGTNLKIYTNLGNDDPLYMFDVISKSERMVKCEGEIVNINGYEMITFGYVNPTPWNTPREMTEDQIYSNLKQMIEKVEDPTKTIFNLHAPPYGTNLDNAPLLDKTLKPVVKNGEIVMTHVGSTSIRKLEEEFQPLLGIHGHIHESRAFDKINKTIIINPGSEYNLGMLHATYIILEDNKIKTHQFVIG, encoded by the coding sequence GTGGGGCTATTCAAAAGGAATAATCCAGATTCAAACAAGATAGGTGGCCTTAAGATATTATTCACAAGTGACCTTCACGGTTCTGAAACAGCTTTTAGAAAATTCCTTAATGCGGCTTTAATGACAAAAGCTGATACGTTAATCATAGGAGGAGATCTAGCTGGCAAATCGTTGGTTCCAATAATAGATGTAGGAAATGGCAAGTTTAAGGTAGAAGATAAAATTGTGGGAAAAGATGGTTTAGATGAAATTATCAAGAAATACAAATCTTCTGGGGTTTATTATACGATAGTTGACCAAAAAGGTCTTACAGAATTGAATGAAAATCGAAAAGCGTTAGATGAGGAATTTATGAGGGTAATACTAGAGAGATTAGAAGAGTGGGATAGGATAGCCGAAGAAAAGTTGAAGGGAACAAATCTAAAAATCTACACGAACTTAGGCAATGACGATCCCTTATACATGTTTGATGTTATAAGCAAGAGCGAAAGAATGGTGAAATGTGAGGGAGAAATTGTCAATATAAATGGATACGAGATGATTACTTTCGGCTATGTTAATCCCACACCATGGAACACTCCAAGGGAGATGACAGAAGATCAAATCTACTCTAATCTAAAGCAGATGATAGAGAAAGTTGAGGATCCTACTAAGACAATTTTCAACTTACATGCTCCACCATATGGTACAAATTTAGACAATGCACCATTATTAGATAAAACGTTAAAGCCTGTAGTAAAAAATGGTGAAATAGTAATGACGCATGTAGGCTCTACGTCAATAAGGAAATTGGAGGAGGAATTTCAACCCTTATTGGGTATTCATGGACACATTCACGAATCAAGAGCATTTGATAAGATAAATAAGACTATTATTATTAATCCAGGTAGTGAGTATAATTTGGGAATGTTGCATGCAACATATATAATCTTGGAAGACAATAAGATAAAAACACATCAATTTGTTATAGGGTGA
- a CDS encoding aspartate aminotransferase family protein codes for MEEEYKKIIRDHTFKTWSKQKGWDPIIVSSASGVYFYDIEGKRYLDFSSQFVNVNLGYGNERVINSIKEQLDKLQYINPSFGADVRAKATKALLKVMPRSIGKFFYSTSGTEANEAAIKIARLYKKPKYKVLARYRSYHGSTEGSISLTGDYRRWFVEPNTMPGVVRIPEPYCFRCPLKLKYPDCGIACANYVDYVIKQEKNVVAMIIEPITGTNGVIVPPKEYMPLMRKIAKENDVLFIADEVMTGWGRVGEWFAVNLWNIEPDILTTAKGASASYVPIGITGVSKEIGEFFEDEVFAHGHTFEAHPVSLSAIPAVIEEYERLNILSHVKIMGDYLGKRLQELKERHKSIGDVRGVGLFWAVELVKDKNNTPFGGYEDKYEGRSTFVDVLARKLLLEKNIYVYNGPSWFIISPPLIINKEEIDDGINAIDDILKEADKEFRG; via the coding sequence ATGGAAGAAGAGTATAAGAAGATTATTAGAGATCATACCTTTAAAACGTGGAGTAAACAAAAGGGCTGGGATCCCATAATTGTGTCCAGTGCAAGTGGAGTCTACTTTTATGATATAGAGGGAAAGAGATACTTGGATTTTTCCTCACAATTCGTTAACGTAAATTTGGGCTATGGAAATGAAAGAGTTATAAATAGTATAAAAGAACAATTGGATAAGTTACAATATATAAATCCCTCTTTCGGTGCGGATGTTAGGGCAAAGGCGACAAAAGCTTTACTTAAGGTTATGCCTAGAAGCATTGGTAAGTTTTTCTATTCTACTTCTGGTACTGAGGCTAACGAAGCGGCGATAAAAATAGCTAGGCTTTACAAGAAGCCTAAATATAAGGTTTTAGCTAGGTATAGGTCGTATCATGGGTCTACTGAGGGATCAATATCCTTGACTGGAGATTATCGAAGATGGTTCGTTGAGCCCAATACCATGCCAGGAGTTGTGAGGATACCAGAACCTTATTGCTTTAGATGTCCACTTAAGCTAAAATACCCTGATTGTGGAATAGCATGTGCGAACTATGTTGATTACGTTATTAAACAAGAAAAGAACGTAGTAGCAATGATCATCGAACCGATAACTGGTACGAATGGTGTTATAGTTCCTCCTAAAGAGTACATGCCTTTAATGAGGAAAATAGCTAAGGAGAATGACGTTTTATTTATTGCTGATGAAGTTATGACAGGTTGGGGAAGAGTAGGAGAATGGTTCGCTGTGAATTTATGGAATATCGAGCCAGATATATTGACTACTGCTAAAGGTGCTTCCGCATCTTACGTACCAATAGGAATAACCGGTGTGAGTAAAGAGATAGGAGAGTTCTTTGAAGATGAAGTTTTCGCTCATGGACATACTTTTGAGGCCCATCCAGTTTCATTGTCTGCTATTCCTGCAGTAATAGAGGAATACGAGAGGCTTAACATTCTATCTCACGTAAAGATAATGGGGGACTACTTGGGTAAAAGGCTTCAAGAATTGAAAGAGAGACATAAAAGTATTGGTGATGTGAGAGGGGTTGGATTATTTTGGGCAGTTGAGTTGGTAAAGGATAAGAATAATACTCCATTTGGAGGGTATGAGGATAAGTATGAGGGTAGATCTACTTTTGTAGATGTGTTAGCTAGAAAACTACTGTTAGAGAAGAATATTTATGTTTATAATGGTCCGTCATGGTTTATAATTTCACCTCCTTTAATAATTAATAAGGAGGAGATAGACGATGGTATAAACGCTATAGATGATATATTAAAGGAAGCAGATAAGGAATTTCGAGGGTAA
- a CDS encoding Zn-dependent hydrolase, with the protein MDPGRFLTTFHSLTNIGWTEEGVMRLALSEYDIKVRKELIKLLSNIGVEIGVDDAGNIIGELGGKSDETIAVGSHMDSVPYGGKYDGFYGVMAGLELLRSIKERGIKYNHSITLVDFTNEEGARFQPSLLGSGLTTGVFDKNYVYSRRDKDNTSFEEALRVSGFMGDESNRLMYRKPKYYLELHIEQGPVLEEEGYQIGIPLGIAGLSIYEIVFKGQSNQAGPTPMNRRRDALVGASKFVTSVRDYAKRQENLRATVGILNVKPNVYNAIPREVRLTVDVRSVEKNKIDQAISELVEIAKRIADDERLEIEYKHLWTANPVSFSEEVITIIERACKELGMRYKLMYSWAGHDAQYMAKISKVGMIFIPSHLGISHAKEEFSSDEDMLNGLRVLEKTVELLDHQ; encoded by the coding sequence ATGGATCCAGGAAGATTTTTAACAACTTTTCACTCATTAACCAACATAGGTTGGACTGAAGAGGGAGTAATGAGACTTGCATTAAGCGAATATGATATAAAAGTTAGAAAGGAACTAATAAAACTTCTATCAAATATAGGTGTTGAAATAGGGGTTGACGATGCTGGAAATATAATCGGGGAGTTAGGGGGTAAATCAGATGAAACTATTGCGGTTGGATCGCACATGGATTCTGTACCTTATGGGGGAAAATATGATGGTTTTTATGGTGTTATGGCAGGACTTGAATTGTTACGGAGTATTAAAGAAAGGGGTATAAAGTATAACCATTCGATCACACTTGTGGATTTCACGAATGAAGAGGGTGCTAGATTCCAACCTTCACTTCTAGGATCTGGATTAACTACTGGAGTTTTCGATAAAAATTACGTGTATTCGAGAAGAGATAAGGACAATACGAGTTTTGAGGAGGCATTAAGGGTTTCGGGTTTTATGGGAGATGAGAGTAATAGATTAATGTATAGGAAGCCTAAGTACTATTTAGAGCTTCACATAGAACAAGGACCGGTTTTGGAGGAGGAAGGATATCAAATTGGAATACCTTTAGGGATTGCTGGTTTAAGTATATATGAGATAGTATTTAAGGGGCAATCTAATCAAGCTGGACCTACACCAATGAATAGAAGAAGGGATGCCTTAGTTGGAGCCTCAAAATTCGTAACCAGTGTTAGGGATTACGCAAAGAGACAGGAAAACTTAAGGGCAACTGTAGGTATACTTAACGTTAAACCAAATGTATATAACGCTATACCTAGGGAAGTTAGACTTACTGTTGACGTTAGGAGCGTCGAGAAGAATAAGATAGATCAGGCTATAAGTGAACTAGTTGAGATTGCCAAGAGGATAGCTGATGATGAGAGATTAGAAATAGAATATAAACATTTGTGGACAGCTAACCCTGTGAGTTTCTCTGAAGAAGTTATTACTATTATTGAAAGAGCGTGTAAAGAGTTAGGTATGAGATATAAGCTTATGTACAGTTGGGCTGGGCATGACGCACAGTATATGGCTAAGATCTCTAAAGTTGGTATGATATTTATTCCATCTCATTTAGGCATTAGTCACGCAAAGGAAGAGTTTTCTTCAGATGAAGATATGTTAAATGGGTTAAGAGTTCTTGAGAAGACTGTGGAACTTTTAGACCACCAATAA
- a CDS encoding zinc-dependent alcohol dehydrogenase, which yields MWKVFFLNGNFVKESVKDELPKPNEVKVFPKYIGICGTDKNIYLGKKPVKEPLVLGHEISGITEKGEKVAIFPNYWCGYCNNCRRGFYNSCKNKISIGVNADGGMAEYINVPKDFVFRIPDTLDLKLGALIEPTAVAISAVNKIDKGIEKVIILGGGSTGALISIIAEINGLEAFIIEKDKKKESVLREKGFRVTSELEFNEKIAVIDTINSEESIALAQTILKNSIARSELIITGLDKEQILLNRDIIVRNEVVIKGSIIYSKDDFLDSIKIVNENKEKFQKIVDKVGSIDNINEWFRKYVIEEPNIKVLVKMDSIK from the coding sequence TTGTGGAAAGTATTTTTTCTTAATGGGAATTTCGTCAAAGAAAGTGTTAAAGATGAGCTTCCTAAACCGAATGAAGTAAAGGTTTTTCCTAAATACATAGGAATATGTGGAACTGATAAGAATATTTACTTAGGTAAAAAGCCTGTTAAGGAACCACTAGTCTTAGGACACGAAATATCTGGAATAACTGAAAAAGGGGAAAAGGTAGCTATTTTTCCAAATTACTGGTGTGGTTACTGCAATAATTGTAGAAGAGGATTTTATAATAGTTGTAAGAATAAGATATCAATTGGAGTTAACGCTGATGGTGGAATGGCAGAATATATCAACGTACCTAAAGATTTCGTATTTAGGATTCCCGACACCTTAGATTTGAAATTAGGTGCTTTAATAGAACCTACTGCAGTTGCTATTTCTGCAGTAAATAAAATAGACAAGGGTATAGAGAAAGTAATAATACTAGGTGGTGGTAGTACTGGAGCACTAATATCAATAATAGCTGAAATAAATGGTTTAGAAGCATTCATAATAGAGAAGGATAAGAAGAAAGAAAGCGTGCTTAGAGAGAAGGGCTTTAGAGTAACCAGTGAATTAGAGTTTAATGAAAAAATAGCGGTTATAGACACCATAAATAGTGAAGAAAGTATTGCATTAGCGCAAACTATTCTCAAAAACTCAATAGCTAGATCTGAGCTAATAATTACTGGATTAGATAAGGAACAAATTCTTTTAAATAGAGATATTATAGTTAGAAATGAAGTAGTTATTAAAGGCTCAATCATATATAGTAAAGATGATTTTTTGGATTCTATAAAAATTGTTAATGAAAACAAAGAAAAATTCCAAAAAATAGTAGATAAGGTAGGTTCGATAGATAACATTAATGAGTGGTTTAGGAAATACGTAATAGAAGAACCTAATATAAAAGTATTAGTAAAAATGGATTCTATTAAGTGA